The Pseudomonas hefeiensis genomic sequence CCTGAGATGGCGTATCAAAAGCAGGCAAGTGCCTGAACAATGAAGGCTTTGACCTCGCTTCGTAGTACTGCCATATGGGGTTCATCCGTCAAAACCTGTCACAGAATCAGGCCAACTTGAGCAGACAGGTTCCGCAGGCCCTCGATATGTTCAATTTCCCCACCTCAGCAGGACTGTTTGCAGCATCCACCAACGCCTGAACGTCATGGCTTGCACCGTAGCGGCGGACCACTCCGACGAACTCTTCAACGTCGTGCCCGCGCATCTCAAGCTTGGGTAGGCCTTCCTGGGTGAACTTGGGCTGGCCGTACCCGTCACGCGCTTGGGCGATGTGGTACAGCTCATGCTCAACCAGGGCACAGAAGTCGGCGTCGCTGCACTGGGCGCAGTAGTCAGCGGCAAGGGTGATGATGAAAGCCGGCACCTCGCCGAACCAGTCACGCATCTGCTGTTCCATCCGGGCTTTCTGCCAACCACCTGCGCGGAATGCTACCTGTTCAGCCTGGCCCAGGACCGTGCGGCCTTGCTTGTTGAAGCTCGACGATGCCCACATGACCCGGATGTCCGCATCCAGTAGGTGGGCATGGTCTACGTTGTGAATGCTCCCGGTGTCGGCAAGGATCTCGGTCTGGAGCCAATCCCACACTTCCGGCGCTGGTGTAAGGCGTATACCGAAGTCGGATAGCTCCGACAGCTCAAGCAGTGACGATGGAGGGAGTGGCCTATCCATGGTTCACCTTGAGCTTGAAATAGTGGCTGGTTGCCGGTATTGGTGCAGTTCAACTCAACGGAAGGAAAACAACATGTCCGAAATCGCTAAGAACGTCCTTGAAGCATCACCAGACTAGACCTCTGAGGAAATCCTTCGGAAGTATGCTGTCGCTGCAGCGCTGGAAGTTATCGCGGCGCGCGCACCAGCAATGACGTCAACAGGTCAGCTTGAACACGAAATGAGTAGGCTTTCCAAGTACGCCGACCAGATCCAAGAAGCACTGAAAGCGAAGTGATCCACCCGTGCCGCACTCACCTGCGGCACACCTACCCTTCCCCGTTATCCAGCAGCACATCAATCAGCTTCTGCTCGCCCAGGCGCATGGCGCCCAGGCATTGCAGGTCGTCGCACTTGGGGCCGAGGCCGAACACGGTCACTTCGCCCTTCGCACCGATCAGGGTCAGGGCTCCTACAGTGCATTCCGGGTGGACACCAGCATCAAGGTCTTCGGCGATCTTTCGCAGGGTCTTGGCGGCGTCTCTCCATCCCTCGCGCTTGAAATCGATCAGCTTGGCGGTCATTTGCTCACCATGATGTGGGTCTGCGCGTGGGCGTGCCCTTGCAGCTCTGCGACGATCAGGCCCTGGGGCAGCCCGGCGGCCTTGGCTGCATCTACCGCCTTGGCGATCGCCAAATCCAGATCGGTCAGCGCCTTGTTGATGTCCTGGCCCATAGGGAGAGCGTGGCGCAGGCGGGTTACGTTGGTCATACACCCTCCAGCGGAACCACGTTGATCTCACCCCACACAGGGCGGTAGTCGATGTGCTTGCCGTCAGTGCAACGCAGCGGCATTTCCGCAACCACAGCGATGCCGACCTTCGTGTCGCAGTAGGTCACGCAATCAATGCGCTCACCGTCGAGGAAGACCTCACGCTGCCCACGACCATCGTCGGCCCAATGAACGTGCTCGCCTGATTGATCGGCCATAACTCTCTCCAGTGTCGCGACACAATTTGCTGATGCGCGAAACGTGTCGCGCTCTACCGCTTCTTCTCGCAGCCCATGCAGCGCTCACAGTTCAGGTGCCGACACAGCCAGGCTTTCACCCGCTGCCAGTACGTGACCATGAACAGATGGCGGATACCGGCCAGGGCCAGGGCGATGTGCAGCGTCAGCCCCGCTACAGTCGGACCGAACAGGAAGCTGTTGTGCCCGGTGGTGACCACATAGGCGCTGATGGCGATGGCCGAGTAGATCAGCTTCCCAAGGATGCCGTCCCTCACCTTCCCGCTCACCACGCACCAGAACGCCCACAAGGCGATCAGGCCGCAGGCGATGGAGTTGATCAGTTCAAGCTTCATGGTGGATTGCCTCCCCCGAACCGCTGGCGGATGAACGCCCAGAGGTCAGCGGCTTTGATGGCCCGGGTAATGGCGGCAATGAGCGATCCGCCGAAGGTGCCCAGTAGGAAACCAACACCGGCAACACTGCGCGGCTCGACCACTCCGAAATAGGAACTGATCAGGCCCGTCAGGTAATGGGCGCAGACCGCACCCGAGAAAATGAAGATGGCCCAGGCCTTTCGGTCTACCAGGTCATCGCGGTGCCAGAAGCTGGCAGCGATCGCGCCAATCAGTCCGGCAAATGCCCAGTCGAGCTTATCGAACAGGCGCTGTAGAAACTCCATGCCTTCGACTCCGACTGTGCATGATTGAAGAAAATAGGCCTGCGACGGCCTGGGCATTGCCCGAAAACGAAAAAGCCCCGATCAATGTCGAGGCCCTAAATAGGGTCGCTGTCTTTCCAGCAGTCAGCCAAAGACCATCACAGCGTCAACGCCCCATTGCATCGATCTCGCTGATCCTGTCTCGCGCCACTCTGGAAGTCAGGTGTGAACAGAGCGCGCGGGCTGCCGGTGTTCTTTCGTGACGCGTGACTTCCGGCGATACCGCGTCCAGGGAGTCCCGAGGGCTGTCCTGGCTACAGGTGAAATCGGAGCAATAAAAAACCCGGCGCTTGGCCGGGTTCAGGGTTTCGTGTGCATTCGCTGGGCCTACTTCGCGCCGCCGTTCCCGCGATCCGTCTGAGCGTCCTGACCAGACCCAGGATTGCCGGGCGGCGGATCCCAATCTACAGGCCTTTCGCCAGTGCCTTGCTTGGGCTCAGACTCAGCCTGATCAAGCCCGGAACCATGACCTTCGCCTGTATCAGGCGCTTCGTCGTCTGGCCCAGGGTATGGCGCTTCCGGACCGTTGTTGTCATCCACCATGGCGTGTCTCCTCAATGGAGCGCAGGATCTGCGCATAATTTTGAGAGGATCTGATCAGGCGGAAAGTGCAACGGCGGCGACGAGCGGAAAACAAAAAACCCGGCACAGTGGCCGGGCTTCTATGTGTCAATCCCTAACGCGCAAGATCGACAGGATGGGTGAATCCTCTCTCACTTTCTCACTCATTGCAATGGCTTTTTGCTACGCCGCGCAAGTTTCGATCAAGCCCTCTGTATCCAACAACTCTTGGGCGGCGGTCAGCGCTTCGTTGACCTGGTCATCCAACGCCTTACGGATGTTCGATCGCCACCGGTACCGGGTCGATTCTGGCTTGCCGTCGTTGTCCCAGTTGGTGATGTCGTACCAGGCTGCTGGCAGGACGGTCGCAGACCGTTTGCCCTCGGCACCGCCCACCTGGGGAATCGCCCAAGTCAGAATCGCGCATTCTCGGAACCGCTGCGGCGCCGGCGACTTCACTGAGTTTAGCAGCTCAAGGATTGCACCATGCTTGCGCTCGTCGTGGGTCGAGTACTTCGCAACCAATGCCCGCCAGTGCGCCGCCGACAGCGACTTATGCAGCCGGCCGAACACCCAGCAGTCGGTCAGGAAGGCAGCCTCCTTACCGACGATCTCCCCCTTCTGCTTGGCGCACTGCACCTTGGGCTCGAAGTCGCAGCCGCCGGCGGAGTTGATGGTCTCGGCGGCCAAGGCCCGAACCACTGCTGAAACAATGTTGCGATAGGTCATGCTGCAGCCCTCGGCCAGATGTTCAAACCTTCTTTTTCGCCACCGTCGTAGCAACTGCGCGCCCGGTTGTGTCGGTCGTTCCAGCGCTCAATCGCGATCCGCATCACGTCAGCCACCTCGAGGTCGTAG encodes the following:
- a CDS encoding putative metallopeptidase, whose protein sequence is MDRPLPPSSLLELSELSDFGIRLTPAPEVWDWLQTEILADTGSIHNVDHAHLLDADIRVMWASSSFNKQGRTVLGQAEQVAFRAGGWQKARMEQQMRDWFGEVPAFIITLAADYCAQCSDADFCALVEHELYHIAQARDGYGQPKFTQEGLPKLEMRGHDVEEFVGVVRRYGASHDVQALVDAANSPAEVGKLNISRACGTCLLKLA
- a CDS encoding MFS transporter, encoding MEFLQRLFDKLDWAFAGLIGAIAASFWHRDDLVDRKAWAIFIFSGAVCAHYLTGLISSYFGVVEPRSVAGVGFLLGTFGGSLIAAITRAIKAADLWAFIRQRFGGGNPP